The following proteins come from a genomic window of Edaphobacter sp. 4G125:
- a CDS encoding sigma-70 family RNA polymerase sigma factor, protein MIAKILTGQTEIFHELIRPYERSVYLMALSLLHNEAEAEDAAQDAFLKAYRNLGSFRSESRLSTWLIAIVLNEARARLRRKQPTLTDSIDDDSEGAITPAQLTDWREIPSDSLARQEIRNLIRQAVSALPLPYREVFVLREIEERNVQETAETLGITTASVKMRLHRARMMLQKQLAPQLKSAVPSSRRRFPWF, encoded by the coding sequence ATGATCGCGAAGATTCTGACGGGACAAACCGAGATCTTCCATGAGCTGATTCGCCCCTACGAGCGCAGTGTCTACCTGATGGCGCTCTCCCTGCTGCACAACGAAGCCGAAGCAGAAGATGCCGCCCAGGATGCCTTCCTCAAGGCATATCGGAATCTGGGTAGTTTCCGCTCCGAATCCCGTCTCAGCACCTGGCTCATCGCAATTGTCCTCAATGAAGCCCGCGCCCGTCTGCGCCGTAAACAACCTACCCTTACCGATTCCATCGACGACGATTCCGAAGGCGCCATTACACCCGCACAGCTTACCGACTGGCGCGAGATCCCCTCAGACTCCCTCGCGCGTCAGGAGATTCGCAATCTTATTCGTCAGGCAGTGTCCGCACTCCCCCTGCCCTACCGCGAAGTCTTCGTCCTCCGGGAGATCGAAGAGCGCAATGTACAGGAGACTGCCGAAACCCTCGGCATCACCACAGCATCCGTTAAGATGAGGCTTCACCGCGCTCGCATGATGCTGCAGAAGCAGCTTGCGCCACAGCTCAAATCGGCCGTGCCGTCCAGCCGAAGGAGGTTCCCATGGTTCTGA
- the lepB gene encoding signal peptidase I, producing MMKKTSNETRSRTLHEFASLCSTFAVGLFIMTFLFQNFAIPSSSMASTLLVGDHVLVERVSLAPSSPLAGFLPYGQLHHDQPIVFWRPAPNASGDHDILVKRVIGLPGDRIHLRHGVVYRNGIALHEPYAAHPTAANYDPYNDDFPAIPADQGRDVLASWSVDLPTHIQGEDLVIPPGYYFMMGDNRTNSYDSRYWGLVPRANLIGRPLFIYWSFKTPEDQEYKTSLSDRSTFAFHQALHLFDETRWDRTFRPVR from the coding sequence ATGATGAAAAAGACCTCGAACGAGACCCGCAGCAGAACCCTTCATGAGTTCGCTTCTCTCTGCTCTACCTTTGCAGTTGGCCTCTTCATCATGACCTTTCTCTTCCAGAACTTCGCCATCCCCTCCTCTTCCATGGCGAGCACCCTTCTGGTCGGCGATCACGTCCTCGTCGAGCGCGTCTCTCTCGCACCCTCTTCCCCTCTTGCTGGATTTCTTCCCTACGGCCAGCTCCATCACGACCAGCCCATCGTCTTCTGGCGGCCCGCGCCCAACGCCAGCGGCGACCACGACATCCTCGTCAAGCGGGTCATCGGACTTCCTGGCGATCGCATCCATCTTCGCCACGGCGTGGTCTATCGCAACGGCATTGCTCTGCACGAGCCCTACGCCGCTCACCCCACCGCGGCCAACTACGATCCCTACAACGACGACTTTCCCGCCATCCCCGCCGACCAGGGCCGCGACGTCCTCGCCTCCTGGTCCGTCGATCTTCCCACCCACATTCAGGGAGAAGACCTCGTCATCCCTCCCGGCTATTACTTCATGATGGGCGACAACCGCACCAACAGCTACGACAGCCGTTACTGGGGACTCGTGCCTCGCGCCAACCTGATCGGACGCCCCCTCTTCATCTACTGGTCCTTCAAAACCCCCGAAGACCAGGAGTACAAAACCTCCCTCTCCGACCGCTCCACCTTTGCGTTCCATCAGGCCCTTCATCTCTTCGATGAAACCCGCTGGGACCGCACCTTCCGCCCTGTCCGATAA
- a CDS encoding CDGSH iron-sulfur domain-containing protein, translating to MSEQAVKITVRPNGPLRVEGPISLTDADGRHWDLTGKPAISLCRCGASEKRPFCDGSHNRIGFQCQASPANLT from the coding sequence ATGTCAGAACAAGCAGTGAAGATTACAGTTCGTCCGAATGGTCCACTACGGGTGGAGGGACCGATTTCGTTGACAGACGCGGATGGACGGCATTGGGACCTAACGGGCAAGCCAGCAATCTCGTTGTGCCGGTGTGGCGCGAGCGAGAAGCGTCCCTTCTGCGATGGATCCCATAACAGGATCGGGTTCCAGTGCCAGGCGAGCCCAGCGAATCTTACCTAA
- a CDS encoding tagatose 1,6-diphosphate aldolase: MSKLTPGKLAGLKAVSDPRGVIAAAAMDQRGSLQKSLAKERGAAANAQDLEEFKIGVTDVLTRHASAILLDPEYGLPASKVRNGKGLLLAYEKTGYDAATPGRLPDLLDVWSVRRLKEAGADCIKILLYYTPFEKTSINDHKHAWVERIGDECLAHDIPFFLETVGYDAEGGDEKSLAYAKKKPEVVSGSMAEFGKARYNVDVLKVEVPIEMSFVEGTRSFKGERAYTRAEALQHFRDAEAMTHKPFIYLSAGVSNPVFIETLELAGESGTKFNGVLCGRATWKDGIPIFAKQGPKAFREWLETTGVENINNVNNALKAATPWYHKFGVKSLAELR, translated from the coding sequence ATGTCGAAGCTGACCCCAGGCAAACTTGCAGGACTCAAAGCCGTTTCCGACCCGCGTGGCGTAATTGCCGCCGCTGCCATGGATCAGCGCGGCTCTCTCCAGAAGTCGCTGGCCAAGGAGCGCGGAGCCGCCGCCAACGCCCAGGACCTCGAAGAGTTCAAGATCGGCGTAACTGATGTCCTCACCCGCCACGCCTCGGCAATTCTGCTCGACCCTGAGTACGGCCTTCCTGCCTCGAAGGTCCGGAACGGTAAAGGCCTCCTGCTCGCCTACGAAAAGACCGGATATGATGCTGCAACCCCGGGCCGCCTCCCCGACCTGCTTGATGTCTGGAGCGTACGTCGCCTGAAGGAAGCCGGAGCCGACTGCATCAAGATCCTCCTCTACTACACCCCTTTTGAGAAAACCTCCATCAACGATCACAAGCACGCCTGGGTCGAGCGCATCGGCGACGAATGCCTTGCCCATGACATCCCCTTCTTCCTCGAAACCGTCGGTTATGACGCTGAGGGTGGCGATGAGAAGTCTCTCGCCTACGCCAAAAAGAAGCCCGAGGTCGTCTCCGGTTCGATGGCAGAATTTGGCAAGGCGCGTTACAACGTCGACGTCCTCAAAGTCGAAGTCCCTATCGAGATGTCCTTCGTGGAAGGCACAAGGTCCTTCAAGGGGGAACGCGCATACACCCGCGCCGAAGCGTTGCAGCACTTCCGTGATGCCGAGGCCATGACCCACAAGCCTTTCATCTACCTCTCCGCCGGTGTCTCCAATCCTGTCTTTATCGAAACCCTCGAACTCGCGGGTGAATCTGGAACGAAGTTCAACGGCGTTCTCTGCGGCCGCGCCACCTGGAAGGACGGTATCCCCATCTTTGCCAAGCAGGGGCCGAAGGCCTTCCGCGAATGGCTCGAAACCACAGGCGTTGAAAACATCAACAACGTCAACAACGCTCTTAAGGCCGCCACTCCCTGGTATCACAAGTTCGGAGTGAAAAGCCTGGCGGAACTTAGATAA
- a CDS encoding SulP family inorganic anion transporter has product MSNQLNHIRSETQGGSFVRDLSASVVVFLVALPLCMGIALASGMPPASGLVTGIIGGLVVGFFAGQPLQVSGPAAGLAVIVFQLVREHGVAVLGPLLMIAGAVQLVAGLLKAGRWFRAISPEVIHGMLAGIGVLIVIQQFYVVLDQAPKHSGPENIVGMWGAVFGGLFPLNGSKEEAAAFVGIITMGVMLLWEKYRPAKLKLVPGALLGIGAATAVAQMFHLGVNRIKVPDNLVQMISLPSVDALHGLSLSTIVGTALALAFIASAETLLSAAAVEQMQTRWKTNYDRELTAQGVGNMLCGLVGALPMTGVIVRSSTNVQAGAETKRSAILHGVWMLISVLLLASILRMIPTASLAAVLIFVGIKLVKPSEVKKLARFGKVPVLIYFASMITIVATDLLTGVVVGVALSLLRLLYTVTQLEARIEDQGGDTHVHLSGIGTFISIPKVTQALDQVKAQGTVHVHCAGLRYIDHACIEVIESWTERREQNGQHIHIEMEKLHLRYRARVSETLT; this is encoded by the coding sequence ATGTCGAACCAACTTAATCACATAAGGAGCGAAACGCAGGGCGGTTCGTTTGTGCGAGACCTTTCTGCTTCCGTAGTTGTTTTTCTGGTCGCTTTGCCGCTTTGTATGGGAATCGCATTAGCTTCGGGAATGCCACCTGCATCAGGGTTGGTTACAGGAATTATCGGTGGCTTGGTTGTAGGTTTCTTCGCGGGACAGCCATTACAGGTAAGCGGCCCCGCCGCGGGGCTCGCGGTTATTGTTTTTCAGTTGGTTCGGGAGCATGGTGTGGCAGTGCTCGGGCCACTGCTGATGATTGCAGGAGCGGTTCAGTTGGTTGCAGGTCTTCTGAAAGCGGGGCGATGGTTTCGCGCTATTTCGCCAGAGGTAATTCACGGGATGCTTGCCGGGATCGGAGTACTGATTGTGATTCAGCAGTTTTATGTCGTACTGGATCAGGCTCCAAAGCACAGCGGCCCGGAGAACATTGTGGGGATGTGGGGAGCAGTCTTCGGTGGTCTGTTTCCGTTGAATGGAAGTAAGGAAGAGGCAGCCGCTTTTGTGGGGATCATCACTATGGGGGTCATGCTGCTGTGGGAGAAGTACCGTCCTGCGAAGTTGAAGCTAGTACCGGGAGCTCTGCTGGGGATTGGTGCGGCAACAGCGGTCGCCCAGATGTTTCACCTCGGGGTCAATCGCATCAAAGTCCCCGACAATCTGGTTCAGATGATCTCGCTGCCGAGCGTGGACGCGCTTCATGGGTTATCTCTTTCGACCATTGTTGGAACGGCACTGGCTCTGGCATTTATCGCCAGCGCAGAGACGCTGCTTTCTGCAGCTGCGGTTGAGCAGATGCAGACACGTTGGAAGACGAATTACGATCGCGAGCTTACGGCCCAGGGCGTCGGTAACATGCTTTGCGGGCTTGTGGGTGCTCTACCAATGACGGGCGTGATCGTTCGCAGTTCCACCAACGTACAGGCAGGAGCTGAGACGAAACGATCGGCGATCTTGCACGGCGTCTGGATGTTGATCTCGGTTCTGTTATTGGCGTCGATCCTTCGTATGATTCCGACGGCAAGTCTTGCAGCTGTGCTGATCTTTGTCGGTATCAAGCTGGTGAAACCCTCAGAGGTGAAGAAGCTTGCTCGCTTTGGCAAGGTCCCGGTCCTGATCTACTTCGCTTCCATGATCACGATTGTGGCGACCGATCTACTCACTGGTGTCGTGGTTGGCGTGGCGCTTTCGTTGCTGCGGCTGCTGTACACAGTCACTCAGCTGGAGGCACGCATCGAGGACCAGGGGGGAGATACGCATGTTCATCTTTCTGGGATTGGGACGTTCATTTCCATTCCGAAGGTCACGCAGGCGCTGGACCAGGTGAAGGCGCAGGGCACAGTGCACGTGCATTGTGCCGGGCTTCGTTATATCGATCATGCCTGCATCGAGGTAATCGAGAGCTGGACGGAGCGGCGCGAGCAGAATGGCCAGCATATCCATATCGAGATGGAGAAACTTCACCTGCGGTATCGCGCGCGTGTGAGTGAGACGTTGACTTAG
- a CDS encoding anti-sigma factor family protein: MVLNCRHVWDYISGYLDNTLDAQTRTDVEKHLEHCEICSAVLDSTRNILILTADDRVFELPVGFSERLHARLAQAMLEIPPDEPESSA; this comes from the coding sequence ATGGTTCTGAACTGCCGCCATGTCTGGGACTATATCTCCGGCTATCTCGACAACACGCTCGATGCCCAGACCCGTACTGACGTCGAAAAACATCTCGAACATTGCGAGATCTGCTCCGCTGTCCTCGATTCGACACGCAATATCCTCATCCTCACCGCAGACGATCGTGTCTTCGAGCTTCCAGTCGGCTTTAGCGAGCGGTTACACGCGCGCCTCGCTCAGGCCATGCTCGAAATCCCTCCGGACGAGCCCGAGTCGTCCGCTTGA
- a CDS encoding cupin domain-containing protein yields MNPRKAFKVFGENIEVLVTSEETQGTFSMIVQTSPPGGGPPPHMHRDEDEIFRVLQGEFELFDGTQWTKLQAGEYAYTLRGSVHTFRNCGTTEGKIQAIVIPGKLDRYLEAISPFNMPQDVERVLEISQDFGITFVTPDQQT; encoded by the coding sequence GTGAATCCGAGAAAGGCTTTCAAGGTATTTGGAGAAAACATCGAGGTCCTTGTCACCAGCGAAGAGACCCAGGGAACATTCAGCATGATCGTCCAGACCTCTCCTCCAGGAGGCGGACCACCACCCCATATGCACCGCGATGAAGACGAGATCTTCCGCGTTCTGCAAGGAGAATTTGAGCTCTTTGACGGGACGCAGTGGACGAAGCTCCAGGCTGGAGAATACGCCTATACCCTTCGCGGCAGCGTACACACCTTCCGTAACTGCGGCACAACCGAAGGAAAGATCCAGGCCATCGTTATTCCCGGTAAGCTGGACCGCTACCTTGAGGCCATCTCTCCGTTCAACATGCCTCAGGACGTCGAGCGTGTATTGGAGATATCACAGGACTTCGGGATCACTTTCGTTACACCGGACCAACAAACATAA
- a CDS encoding DoxX family protein yields MKALTRAASVHGALCNIAQKLVSPFLLAVRLYWGWQFFQTGLGKLRNQARVVDFFTSLNIPFPAINAHFVSGLEFFGGILLVLGLFSRPVSLLLTGSMFIAYWTADHDALVSIFSNPGKFYGADPYTFLFAALMILIFGPGRFSLDALIATRFHSYMNSPRWGTDTVVS; encoded by the coding sequence ATGAAAGCTCTCACTCGCGCTGCCTCCGTTCACGGAGCACTCTGCAATATCGCTCAAAAGCTCGTCTCTCCCTTTCTCCTTGCAGTCCGGCTCTACTGGGGATGGCAGTTCTTTCAAACCGGCCTCGGCAAGCTCCGCAACCAGGCAAGAGTGGTCGACTTCTTCACCTCGCTCAACATTCCCTTTCCTGCCATCAATGCTCATTTTGTCTCTGGCCTCGAATTCTTCGGCGGCATCCTGCTCGTACTAGGCCTCTTCTCGCGCCCCGTCTCACTTCTTCTCACCGGCTCGATGTTTATTGCCTACTGGACTGCCGACCACGACGCGCTGGTCTCTATCTTTTCCAACCCCGGAAAGTTCTACGGAGCCGATCCCTACACCTTTCTCTTTGCCGCGCTGATGATCCTTATCTTCGGTCCTGGAAGATTTTCTCTTGACGCGCTCATTGCCACGAGGTTCCACTCATATATGAACTCGCCACGTTGGGGAACGGATACCGTTGTCAGCTGA
- a CDS encoding sigma-54-dependent transcriptional regulator: MSESIDGKRMLHVLIVDDDASMLQACSSAAEGSGYAVVSAESVAGARAILKHRKIDVLLLDLKLPDGGGLTLLEQVKTLYPDTAVVVMTAFATVSSAVEAMRIGARDYLTKPFTLEELTTVLERAGQRAHFDRESRLLRERLRSQEDTEGLIGQSPEMEKLYRILSKVAFSTHPVLILGESGTGKEMVARAIHFNGPNAAKPFVPVDCGSLVPSLIESELFGHVKGAFTGADRAKEGLLATAEGGTVFLDEIGELPLDLQAKLLRALQEKEVRPVGATQARPISARVLAATNRDLAAMVEQGKFRKDLFFRLNVVNLKIPPLRERRDDIPLLAIHFLARMEKESGVERTLSDDSLRLMAEYDWPGNVRELENAIERACALSSGPVLHLGDMPTQLQDLRMQQSAEAAEDSGEMVAQAHSPSMGTQGAGEILSIAEMEKQAILGTIRQLNGDKLLAAKLLGIGKTTLYRKLKEYGIAEMTEE; the protein is encoded by the coding sequence ATGTCCGAATCGATCGATGGCAAGAGGATGCTGCATGTTCTGATCGTCGACGATGATGCTTCGATGCTCCAGGCATGCAGCTCGGCGGCGGAAGGGTCGGGTTATGCCGTTGTAAGTGCGGAGAGCGTTGCGGGTGCTCGGGCGATCCTGAAGCATCGGAAGATCGATGTGCTGCTGCTGGACCTGAAGCTGCCGGATGGTGGTGGGTTGACCCTACTGGAGCAGGTGAAAACGCTGTATCCGGATACGGCCGTGGTGGTGATGACGGCGTTTGCGACAGTCTCCTCGGCGGTGGAGGCGATGCGGATTGGGGCGCGGGATTACCTGACGAAGCCGTTCACACTGGAAGAGCTGACGACCGTGCTGGAACGAGCAGGGCAGCGGGCGCACTTTGACCGCGAGAGCCGGTTGTTGCGGGAGAGGCTGCGTTCGCAGGAGGACACGGAAGGGCTGATTGGGCAGTCTCCGGAGATGGAGAAGCTCTATCGGATTCTGTCGAAGGTGGCGTTCTCGACGCATCCGGTGCTGATTCTGGGCGAGAGTGGAACGGGCAAAGAGATGGTAGCGCGAGCGATTCACTTTAATGGACCGAACGCGGCCAAGCCTTTTGTTCCGGTGGATTGTGGATCTCTGGTGCCGAGTCTGATTGAGAGCGAGCTGTTCGGGCATGTGAAGGGAGCCTTTACGGGAGCAGATCGCGCTAAGGAGGGATTGCTGGCGACGGCAGAGGGTGGAACAGTCTTTCTGGATGAGATCGGTGAGCTGCCGCTGGACTTGCAGGCGAAGCTGTTGCGGGCTTTGCAGGAGAAGGAGGTTCGTCCGGTGGGAGCGACACAGGCTCGTCCCATCTCGGCACGCGTACTGGCGGCGACCAACCGTGATTTGGCGGCTATGGTGGAGCAGGGCAAATTTCGTAAGGACCTCTTTTTCCGGCTGAATGTGGTCAACCTGAAGATTCCTCCGCTGCGGGAGCGGAGAGATGATATTCCGTTGCTGGCGATCCACTTTCTGGCTCGGATGGAGAAGGAGAGCGGCGTGGAGAGAACGCTTTCCGATGATTCCCTGCGGCTAATGGCGGAGTATGACTGGCCAGGGAATGTCCGTGAGTTGGAGAACGCGATCGAGCGTGCCTGCGCATTATCGAGTGGTCCAGTGCTGCATTTGGGAGATATGCCGACACAGCTGCAAGATCTGAGAATGCAGCAAAGCGCCGAAGCCGCAGAAGATTCGGGAGAGATGGTGGCTCAGGCTCATTCTCCATCGATGGGGACGCAAGGGGCGGGGGAGATTCTTTCAATCGCAGAGATGGAGAAGCAGGCGATTTTGGGGACGATTCGTCAGTTGAATGGGGATAAATTGCTTGCCGCTAAATTGTTGGGGATTGGAAAAACGACTCTGTATCGCAAGCTTAAGGAGTATGGGATCGCGGAAATGACAGAGGAGTAG
- a CDS encoding CocE/NonD family hydrolase, with amino-acid sequence MMPRAFSVLVFCGALAFPVALCAQNVSDPAAVTLPAGQLAEYVGQYRGTFEPDVIHVVTVCGEALCVEGERMETRELKSESKDHFFVPGIPVRVEFIRDAAGKVTELKTTMAGSRSNGGAATMVRFSDQPEKLNHFREYTRSEEMIPMRDGVKLHVVILRPEGSEHSGEPLPFLMERTPYGVDYESSTSVNASKPELAASGYIFVFGDIRGRYKSEGQFVMNHPIVEHKTKNDVDETTDTNDTVDWLLKNVPNNNGRVGAYGISYPGFLAMMAGINAHPAVKAISPQAPMTNIWIGDDFFHNGAFRETYGFDYVQQLEGQKTDVRVDSNEDTFEFFLKNENFAGAAKSAGMSNLPTAKAFLTQPAYTKFWQAMAVEPHLTKVEVPTLEVGGWWDQEDMWGPQAEYAALEPHDKNHEVFLVLGPWNHGGWVQTTRHLGVVNFGAPTGDTYRKTIEAPFFEKYLKDRQGFDLKDTASFRTGVNRWERYSAWPPKEGFKEAKLYLNADRSLTMTAPGEKGTGGKIATNYSADPKNPVPYRHRPIQSTYGHGSKWRTWLVEDQRFVSGRKDLANFTTPVLDHDVTVTGDVVADLFASTTGTDGDWVVKLIDVYPKDAPDGMGGYQLMIADEILRGRYRNSLEKPEPVKPGEVTEYKWSLHGVDHTFLKGHRIMVEVQSSWFPLYDRNPQTYVPNIMMAPANSYSGQTISIYGSAKYPSHLKFEMPE; translated from the coding sequence ATGATGCCCCGTGCTTTCTCCGTGCTGGTTTTCTGTGGTGCGTTGGCATTTCCGGTTGCTTTGTGCGCACAGAACGTCTCCGATCCAGCTGCGGTGACGTTACCGGCAGGACAACTAGCTGAGTATGTCGGGCAGTATCGCGGAACGTTCGAGCCGGACGTAATCCATGTAGTGACGGTCTGTGGGGAGGCTCTTTGCGTCGAAGGGGAGCGCATGGAGACCAGGGAACTGAAATCAGAGTCAAAAGATCATTTTTTTGTTCCCGGAATTCCGGTACGCGTGGAGTTCATTCGCGATGCGGCTGGCAAAGTGACAGAACTGAAGACGACCATGGCGGGATCCCGTAGCAACGGGGGCGCGGCGACTATGGTGCGGTTCAGCGATCAGCCGGAGAAGCTGAACCATTTTCGCGAGTACACGCGCTCGGAGGAGATGATTCCGATGCGCGATGGCGTGAAGCTTCATGTGGTGATTCTTCGTCCGGAAGGCTCAGAGCACTCCGGGGAGCCACTGCCATTTCTGATGGAAAGAACACCCTATGGAGTGGATTATGAGTCGTCGACGAGCGTGAATGCATCGAAGCCAGAGCTGGCGGCGAGCGGATACATTTTTGTATTTGGCGATATTCGCGGACGATATAAATCGGAAGGCCAGTTCGTGATGAACCATCCCATCGTCGAACATAAGACGAAGAACGATGTGGATGAGACCACTGACACAAACGACACGGTCGATTGGCTGTTGAAGAATGTTCCGAATAATAATGGGCGCGTGGGCGCGTATGGAATCTCGTATCCGGGATTTCTAGCGATGATGGCAGGCATCAACGCACATCCGGCGGTGAAGGCAATCTCACCGCAAGCACCGATGACCAATATCTGGATTGGCGATGATTTCTTTCACAACGGAGCATTTCGCGAGACATACGGCTTCGACTATGTGCAGCAGCTTGAGGGACAGAAGACCGATGTGCGTGTCGATTCGAACGAGGATACATTTGAGTTCTTTTTGAAAAATGAAAACTTTGCAGGCGCAGCGAAGAGCGCGGGAATGAGCAATCTGCCGACGGCGAAGGCGTTTCTGACGCAGCCTGCATATACGAAGTTCTGGCAGGCGATGGCGGTGGAACCGCATCTGACGAAGGTGGAGGTTCCGACACTGGAGGTCGGCGGTTGGTGGGATCAGGAGGATATGTGGGGTCCGCAGGCGGAATATGCGGCGTTGGAGCCGCACGATAAGAACCATGAAGTTTTTCTGGTGTTGGGGCCGTGGAACCACGGTGGTTGGGTTCAGACGACGCGCCACCTGGGAGTGGTAAATTTTGGCGCGCCGACGGGTGATACCTATCGCAAAACGATTGAGGCGCCATTTTTTGAGAAGTACCTGAAGGACCGACAGGGATTTGATCTGAAGGATACGGCGAGCTTTCGGACAGGAGTGAACCGGTGGGAGCGATATAGCGCGTGGCCACCGAAGGAAGGCTTCAAGGAAGCGAAGTTGTATTTGAATGCCGATCGCAGCCTGACGATGACGGCGCCAGGAGAGAAGGGGACGGGCGGGAAGATTGCGACAAATTACAGCGCCGATCCAAAGAATCCAGTTCCGTACCGTCACAGGCCGATTCAGTCGACGTATGGGCATGGATCGAAGTGGCGAACATGGCTGGTGGAAGATCAGCGGTTTGTGAGCGGCCGTAAAGACCTGGCGAACTTTACGACTCCTGTGTTGGATCATGATGTGACGGTGACAGGAGACGTTGTTGCCGATCTGTTTGCCTCGACAACGGGAACCGATGGCGACTGGGTGGTGAAGCTGATTGACGTGTATCCCAAAGATGCGCCGGATGGGATGGGCGGTTATCAGTTGATGATTGCCGATGAGATTCTACGCGGTCGTTATCGGAACAGCCTGGAGAAGCCAGAGCCCGTGAAACCGGGTGAGGTGACAGAGTACAAGTGGAGTTTGCACGGTGTGGACCACACTTTCCTAAAAGGGCACCGCATTATGGTGGAGGTACAATCGAGCTGGTTCCCGCTGTATGACCGGAATCCGCAAACCTATGTGCCGAACATCATGATGGCTCCGGCGAACTCCTATTCTGGTCAGACGATTTCAATTTATGGGTCGGCGAAGTATCCTTCGCATCTTAAGTTTGAAATGCCGGAATAA
- a CDS encoding ubiquitin carboxyl-terminal hydrolase 14, which produces MQCKHLDQIRDVKPSAKGCEDCLKIGGRWVHLRMCEICGHVGCCDSSPNKHATKHFHTTKHPIMRSIEPGETWGWCYVDEVELDFPD; this is translated from the coding sequence ATGCAGTGTAAACATCTGGACCAGATACGTGACGTTAAACCTTCGGCCAAGGGCTGTGAGGATTGCCTGAAGATTGGTGGGCGGTGGGTCCATCTGCGAATGTGCGAGATCTGCGGGCATGTGGGTTGCTGCGATTCATCGCCCAACAAGCATGCGACGAAGCACTTTCACACGACGAAGCATCCGATCATGCGGTCGATTGAGCCGGGTGAGACGTGGGGATGGTGTTACGTGGATGAGGTGGAGCTGGATTTTCCTGATTGA
- the rph gene encoding ribonuclease PH — MLPASSQIFRPDSRPADSLRTLRITPGFVAMAEGSVLIETGNTRVLCNASVEQGVPAWLRNSGRGWVTAEYGMLPRATLTRTPREAERGKIGGRTHEIQRLIGRSLRSVVDMKALGERTVILDCDVLQADGGTRTAAITGACVALAIALQKLVAAGTLKSSPLRQMVAATSVGIVDSNILLDLCYEEDSRATVDMNVVMLADGGLVETQATAEKDSYSRQQLNEMLDYAEKGIHELLAAQKAALAASL; from the coding sequence ATGCTTCCTGCCTCTTCCCAAATCTTTCGTCCCGACTCCCGTCCCGCCGATTCCCTTCGTACCCTCCGCATTACTCCTGGCTTTGTCGCCATGGCCGAAGGCTCCGTCCTCATCGAAACCGGGAACACCCGCGTCCTCTGCAACGCCTCTGTCGAGCAGGGAGTCCCCGCCTGGCTCCGCAACTCCGGCCGCGGCTGGGTCACCGCCGAATACGGTATGCTCCCCCGCGCCACCCTCACCCGCACACCACGCGAAGCCGAGCGTGGAAAGATCGGTGGCCGCACCCACGAGATCCAGCGCCTCATCGGCCGCAGCCTTCGCTCCGTCGTCGACATGAAGGCCCTCGGCGAGCGCACCGTCATCCTCGACTGCGACGTCCTCCAGGCCGACGGCGGAACCCGCACCGCCGCCATCACCGGCGCCTGTGTTGCCCTCGCCATCGCTCTCCAGAAGCTCGTCGCCGCCGGAACCCTCAAGTCCTCGCCTCTGCGCCAGATGGTCGCCGCAACTTCCGTCGGTATCGTCGACAGCAACATCCTGCTCGATCTCTGCTACGAAGAGGACTCCCGCGCCACCGTCGACATGAACGTCGTCATGCTCGCCGACGGCGGTCTCGTCGAAACCCAGGCCACCGCCGAAAAAGATTCCTATTCTCGCCAGCAACTGAACGAGATGCTCGACTACGCCGAAAAAGGCATCCACGAACTCCTCGCCGCTCAGAAGGCTGCTCTTGCCGCTTCACTCTAA
- a CDS encoding NUDIX domain-containing protein, with product MSIKTISSREVYRNPWTRVREDVIERANGQRGIYGVIDKDPGSVIIPLEKTQEGEFVYLIEQFRYTVQGRFAEFPQGGWEQAEIIPEQLARGELREETGLEAKRMTLLGTLQIAYGVMNQKHYVYLAEGLTQGKADPDVEEHDLVLKRVSVQEFERMVLDGEIVDNSSIAAWGLYKVWLDHGRPAREE from the coding sequence TTGAGCATCAAGACGATCAGCAGCCGAGAGGTTTATCGCAATCCGTGGACGCGCGTGCGGGAGGATGTGATTGAGCGTGCTAACGGACAGCGAGGCATTTATGGCGTGATTGACAAGGATCCCGGATCTGTCATCATTCCGCTGGAAAAAACGCAGGAAGGTGAGTTTGTCTACCTGATCGAACAGTTTCGTTACACGGTACAAGGGAGGTTTGCGGAGTTTCCTCAAGGCGGGTGGGAGCAGGCAGAGATAATTCCTGAGCAATTGGCCCGTGGAGAGCTTCGGGAGGAGACTGGGCTCGAAGCGAAACGGATGACTCTGCTGGGAACGCTCCAGATTGCTTACGGGGTGATGAATCAGAAACACTATGTCTATCTGGCTGAGGGATTGACGCAGGGTAAGGCTGATCCTGATGTGGAAGAGCATGATCTCGTTTTGAAACGTGTGAGCGTGCAGGAGTTTGAGCGCATGGTGCTGGACGGAGAGATCGTCGATAACAGCTCCATCGCGGCATGGGGTCTGTATAAGGTATGGCTTGATCATGGCCGACCGGCGAGGGAAGAATGA